The genomic window CGGTCATATCCCACAAAAATAGGCACAAAATACAGATTGTCACAGGCACCGTTCAAATGGGCCTTGATGATCATGCTTAACCCGCCCGGCCGGGGCGTCAGCAGTTTGCCGGTGCGGCTCCGGCCGCCTTCGATGAAAATTTTGATATTAAATCCCTCATACAGCAGTTTTTCCAGGTACGCGGCAAAGATTTTGGTATACAGGGTCGCCCCTTTGAAGGTACGCCTGAGGAAAAATGCGCCGCCGCCCCTGAACAAGGGCCCTAGGGGCCAGAAAGACAGATTTTTTCCGGCCGCAATATGGGGGCAGGGCATATTGTTTCTGAACATGACATAGGGCAGCAGCAGATAGTCTAAGTGGCTTTTATGGCAAGGCACCAGAATCAACGGGGCTTCCGTGTATTTCTCCCGCATCCGGTTGATCTGTTTCTGATCTACCACCAGGCCTTCAAAAATGTTTTTGAAAATCCAGGTCAAAATCCAGTTGCCTAAGTTGATGATCCGAAGGTTGTAATTGGCTGCAATTTCATTGATATAGGACGCGGCTTTTTTATTGGTTTTTTTCAACGAAATGTTGTTTTTTGCGGCATAATCCGCCAGAAATTCCCGGAGGGACTGACGGGTCAGGATATCTTCCGTGATTTCCTGGCGGGATTTAAGAACCGGTCCGGTAATACTTTTTCTCTGGCGGTTCAGGATGTCCACCAGAAAACTTCTCAGCCGGTGGGTCTGAAATTCCGAATCCAGACGTTCAATTTCCGGTCTGGCCAGAAATTCCTTGAGATTGACCGGGCGGGCCAGTTCCACCCGGATTTTTTCCGGTTGGCGCAGCAGGATCGTCATCCGCTTCAACCATCCGGGTTTTTCATGGGTCCCGAATAAAATTTCCCCTAATCCCGGGTTTTTGTGCATGGGTTTGGTCACATAGATGATATCTTCCGGAATGATGATCACGGGGCGCTTCATATGTTTTTGATATTCGATCAGATGGTACAGCGGATCAGGCGTGGCGCGGATGAACCGGTTGTAGAAATCATCTTCTTCAATCAGGTGGACAAATCCGGATTTTCCTGAAAACAGTTCCTGGAACGCATATCCGGATTTGTAAAAATCCTTGAATGAAAAATGATGGAAAAAATAATCCAGATGTGACAGCCAGATCCGGAACAACCGCTTCACCGGCAGCAGAAAAAAGAAATGCAGGTCAAATCCCAGTTCCGGATAGGGCAGATCCAGCGCTTTGAGCCGGGTGTGAAAATATAGAAAATCAAACAACCGTTTGTTTTTACTGGCATATATAATACAAGCGTCTTTATCTAACGAATTGATTTTTTCTAAGTTATGATCATCCAGATTCACTTTTCGTACCAGGCGGTTCAATATTTTTCGGGTGATACAGCTGTGATTGCCCGGGTAAAGATTGGTAAAATAATCGAATGTATTTCCCAACAGGTAATCAATGGTACAGCGTATTCTGGCCCTGGTCCTGGGGATCAGGGTTTTGAAAAACTGGAAAAGGTGCATGGATTTTCCCTTATGGTTATGGCCTTGCTGCGGTGCAGTTCACCCGTTATTTATTATCAAACCTGACCTTTAAAGGCAATATGATAGTTCAAAACCGGCACGTGCCCATGCCAAAATAGCCTTGATAAATCAATGTGTCTGTGCTATTTTCCAAAATCTATTGACAAGTAAGCTTTTTTTGTTGTGTTACCATTTTTGGGTGGTGAAAAAAAACAAGGAGGAACTATTTATGAAAACGTTGATCGGCGGTGCAATTGCTGTGCTTCTCGGTGTGGTCGGACTGGCAGTATGGTTTGGTCATTTTTTGAACCTTCTGGCCGGATGTATTCCGCCTGTACTGTTGCTGGGCGGCGGGCTTGCACTGTATCTGGGGTTTGATGAACTCAAGGATTCCTGGAAGAATAAAGAAGGTAAAGACGCCCCTGCAGATGACAAATCAAGAATCGCTGAACTGGAAAAAGAATTGAACGATCTGAAAAAAAATTAAGTACCCGGTTCAAAAGAACCGATTCAAAGTATTAGCATACGAAAAGGGCCAGTGTTACACCGGCCCTTTTTTTGTTTGCGTGAAGCGCTTTCAAATTGAAAGGCATTGGTTAGTCATACAGATAGCTGGCCTGTGATTCGGCGATGAATGTCTCCAGTTCCGGCTGCCACCGGGCTTTGATTTCCCGGATGGCCGTCATGGCGCACAGATCGGTGCGAATGGCCGCATCTCCTAAAATCAGGTCCATGGGAAGGCGCTCATATTCATACTCATACGGGGGAGGCTTGAATTCAAAATCATCCGGATGACACTTGATGATCAGTTGTAAAGCCAGCAGGGATGCAGCATAGGGTTCAAATTTGTCTGGGTCCGTGACATGGATATGAAATCCTTTGCACACCTGACCCTGCCATTTGCCCGAAGTCGGCTGAAAATACACGGGTCTGAAACTGGCGCCTGCCACCTCCCGGTTCAATATCGGGGCCATGGCCGCTGTGTCCATGAACGGGGCCCCGAAGTACTCAAAGGGCAAAGTGGTGCCGCGGCCTTCACTGATATTGGTTCCTTCGAAAATCACCTGACCGGGGTAAACCATGCACGACAACGGTGTGGGCAGATTGGGCGAGGGAAGAATCCATGTCCGCCCGGTGTTACGCCAGTACATGTTGCGTTTCCATCCGGACATGGGCACTACTGTCAGATCGCATCCGATCTGACATGCCTGATTGAAATATCGGCAGATTTCTCCGACCGTCATGCCGTGGCGCATGGGAATGGGAAACCGGCCCACAAATGACGTACATTCTTGTTTTAAAACATTGCCTTCCACCCTTGTGCCGCCGATGGGATTGGGACGATCCAGAATGATCACTGATTTACCGGTTCGGGCCGCCAGTTCCATACAATAGGATATGGTATAGATAAAGGTATAAACACGAGTCCCCACATCCTGAATATCCACGATCAGCGTATCCAGATTATCAAACATCTGCGGTGTGGGAATCCGGGTGCGGCTGTAGAGGCTGTAGATGGGGATGCCCAGTTCAGGATCTCTGGTATGGGGGGATTCGATCATATTGTCCTGTTTTTCCGCATAAAATCCATGCTGTGGGGAAAAAAGCGTGGTCAGCCGGCCGGGAAGCAGATCCTGGATCACCTGGACAGCATGACGAAATTGAAAATCCACTGAGGCGGGGTTGGCAAGCAGGCCCAGCCGACGGTCTTTGAGTTCTGACGTAAACCCGTGTTTCAAATTTTCAAGCCCGATGGTGACACAAGGCGGCATAGCTTTCTCCAAAAATTTTCATAATTATCGAGTTATCGTTGACAAAATATCAAATCCTAACTATGTGAATGCCTGACCGCAACAATTTTTTATTTTATCTGTGTTTTTTGTT from Desulfotignum phosphitoxidans DSM 13687 includes these protein-coding regions:
- a CDS encoding 1-acyl-sn-glycerol-3-phosphate acyltransferase, whose amino-acid sequence is MHLFQFFKTLIPRTRARIRCTIDYLLGNTFDYFTNLYPGNHSCITRKILNRLVRKVNLDDHNLEKINSLDKDACIIYASKNKRLFDFLYFHTRLKALDLPYPELGFDLHFFFLLPVKRLFRIWLSHLDYFFHHFSFKDFYKSGYAFQELFSGKSGFVHLIEEDDFYNRFIRATPDPLYHLIEYQKHMKRPVIIIPEDIIYVTKPMHKNPGLGEILFGTHEKPGWLKRMTILLRQPEKIRVELARPVNLKEFLARPEIERLDSEFQTHRLRSFLVDILNRQRKSITGPVLKSRQEITEDILTRQSLREFLADYAAKNNISLKKTNKKAASYINEIAANYNLRIINLGNWILTWIFKNIFEGLVVDQKQINRMREKYTEAPLILVPCHKSHLDYLLLPYVMFRNNMPCPHIAAGKNLSFWPLGPLFRGGGAFFLRRTFKGATLYTKIFAAYLEKLLYEGFNIKIFIEGGRSRTGKLLTPRPGGLSMIIKAHLNGACDNLYFVPIFVGYDRVLEEDAYLKEIEGGSKSPETLKGLINTRKFLKKKYGKVYIRFDDPISIKDYIHQTHMDPARATDPEFMDFVKKFSYKLMSAINKQAVATPHGIIASAILNSPKNSFSKGQMIERANTYLNIMMNDKVELSETLLLDLDNTFNTVIHNFLSRNFMELVDEDEEEITDDTYFIVKHNKRAILDYYKNSVISFFIPAAFTAVAILEVDRFKFALPDLVRRYRFLEKIFHDEFFNDTEITCEEHISNCIKGFINEGILVPDPTGMDTLNLTSLGLRKLKWFAAFTLPFLESYKTALLYFEKEQKALSQDEKELAKKIHSYGVRLYKRKQVSLKESMSLINYRNAARFFSRNGINGSDDQIQIDYFKQIISRLIRVIAS
- a CDS encoding exo-beta-N-acetylmuramidase NamZ family protein; protein product: MPPCVTIGLENLKHGFTSELKDRRLGLLANPASVDFQFRHAVQVIQDLLPGRLTTLFSPQHGFYAEKQDNMIESPHTRDPELGIPIYSLYSRTRIPTPQMFDNLDTLIVDIQDVGTRVYTFIYTISYCMELAARTGKSVIILDRPNPIGGTRVEGNVLKQECTSFVGRFPIPMRHGMTVGEICRYFNQACQIGCDLTVVPMSGWKRNMYWRNTGRTWILPSPNLPTPLSCMVYPGQVIFEGTNISEGRGTTLPFEYFGAPFMDTAAMAPILNREVAGASFRPVYFQPTSGKWQGQVCKGFHIHVTDPDKFEPYAASLLALQLIIKCHPDDFEFKPPPYEYEYERLPMDLILGDAAIRTDLCAMTAIREIKARWQPELETFIAESQASYLYD